In Carassius carassius chromosome 7, fCarCar2.1, whole genome shotgun sequence, one genomic interval encodes:
- the si:dkey-162b23.4 gene encoding sodium/hydrogen exchanger 9B2, which translates to MEDVQSRPHSAHSTYSQTTEDAASVLGNHAEHHLTVSQTVLVVPKRSESPNPSVTEETTYVPRPVSSVDACTNTDPPYECCPWLRRLCPCPPRGLLATIITKVSMAAVLFGVVWSITEKECLPGGNLFGIVTLFICSVAGGKLFGRIHIPKMPPLPPLLGMLLAGFILRNIPVVTDAVYIDVRWSASLRNIALGVILVKAGLELDEKALIKLKTVCLRLSMFPLICEAITMAVVSYLILGLPWVWAFILGFVLGAVSPAVVVPSMLLLHKEGYGLEQGIPTLLIAACSIDDIIAITCFTTCLGIAFATDTLWVNILRGPLEVLGGAVTGVALGYFLRYFPNRDQGNLALKRSFLVLGLAVFALFGSNVAGIPGAGGLCTLVLAFVAALGWGKAKAPVEAVVERFWQVFQPLLFGLIGAEVIITSLEVTTVFLGIAALFIALTVRLIVTFVVVLRAGFNMKEKVFIALAWMPKATVQAAIGSIALDMARSKNDLELQRYGMDVLTVAVLSILITAPIGALIISLLGPRLLQKPKNPEWAVSQGALSASGTPVTYESAL; encoded by the exons ATGGAGGATGTCCAGTCCAGACCCCATTCAGCCCACTCTACATACTCACAGACCACCGAGGATGCAGCCTCCGTCTTGGGAAATCATGCTGAA CATCACCTTACTGTCAGTCAGACAGTGCTGGTGGTTCCGAAGCGCTCCGAAAGCCCCAATCCGAGTGTGACTGAAGAGACGACTTATGTCCCTCGACCGGTGTCTTCAGTTGATGCTTGCACTAATACAGACCCTCCGTACGAATGCTGTCCATGGCTGCGCAGACTGTGCCCGTGTCCACCCAGAGGCCTGCTGGCTACCATTATCACCAAAG TGTCCATGGCCGCAGTGCTCTTTGGGGTTGTTTGGTCCATTACAGAGAAGGAATGTCTTCCTGGCGGGAACCTCTTTGGCATCGTGACCTTGTTTATTTGTTCTGTAGCCGGGGGAAAACTGTTTGGACGCATACACATCCCAAAAATGCCACCTTTACCTCCACTACTTG GCATGCTGCTGGCAGGGTTTATCCTCAGAAACATCCCTGTGGTGACAGATGCAGTTTACATTGATGTTAGATGGTCTGCTTCTCTGAGGAACATTGCACTGGGGGTCATTCTTGTCAAGGCTGGGCTGGAATTAGATGAAAAG GCTCTGATCAAGCTCAAAACCGTGTGTTTGCGTTTGTCCATGTTCCCTCTGATCTGCGAGGCCATCACCATGGCTGTGGTCTCTTATTTAATATTGGGTCTTCCATGGGTCTGGGCCTTTATTTTAGG GTTTGTCCTCGGGGCTGTTTCTCCTGCTGTTGTGGTTCCATCTATGCTGCTTCTGCATAAGGAGGGGTACGGTTTAGAGCAGGGTATACCTACTCTACTCATAGCAGCCTGTAGCATTGATGACATCATTGCCATTACCTGTTTCACCACCTGCTTGGGTATAGCTTTCGCCACAG ACACTTTGTGGGTAAATATACTGAGGGGACCACTGGAGGTATTAGGTGGGGCGGTCACCGGTGTGGCCTTAGGGTACTTTCTACGATACTTCCCCAACAGAGACCAG GGAAACCTCGCACTGAAGCGTTCCTTCCTGGTGTTGGGGCTGGCCGTGTTTGCTTTGTTTGGCAGCAATGTGGCCGGGATTCCTGGTGCAGGAGGACTCTGTACGCTAGTGCTGGCATTTGTGGCTGCATTAGGCTGGGGGAAAGCTAAG gcTCCAGTGGAAGCAGTGGTGGAGAGGTTTTGGCAAGTGTTCCAGCCTCTTCTCTTTGGCCTCATCGGTGCTGAGGTTATCATTACTTCTTTAGAGGTCACAACTGTGT TTCTGGGTATAGCAGCCCTGTTCATCGCACTCACGGTACGCCTGATTGTCACTTTTGTTGTGGTTCTGCGAGCCGGCTTTAACATGAAAGAGAAAGTCTTCATCGCTCTAGCCTGGATGCCTAAAGCCACAGTACAG GCTGCGATTGGCTCTATAGCTCTGGACATGGCGCGCTCCAAGAATGACCTTGAGCTGCAGAGGTACGGCATGGACGTCCTCACTGTGGCTGTGCTGTCCATCCTCATCACTGCTCCTATTGGAGCGCTCATCATCAGCCTGCTCGGACCTCGACTCCTGCAGAAACCAAAGAACCCTGAGTGGG CTGTCAGTCAAGGTGCTTTATCTGCATCGGGGACCCCGGTGACGTATGAGAGCGCCCTGTGA